In a genomic window of Zingiber officinale cultivar Zhangliang chromosome 9B, Zo_v1.1, whole genome shotgun sequence:
- the LOC122025417 gene encoding probable BOI-related E3 ubiquitin-protein ligase 2: MAVQAVGFSDFGSRAVDELQMSQQDPGNLLWLGVNLGVGKQQQSAQEISTDPRMVGEWKSDLACNGSVYGDLGPVKSLVLPGRNHPATSPVLPLPSAATDSVKVTGAVPGILPQSRYPETGTPSTSGRPASTLPPVSSSTRDLISVLYQQSQEIGAFVRLQNERMQGGLLEMFNRHSRSVLSVLRQQATMRLMEKEADLQRAIRRNAELEEKVRQMSNENQFWFNMAKNNEAIARSLQLNLEQALHQGDLSDHKVTLQADDAHSCCYEEDSSVPAADAGRTKLCKTCGVRDISILLLPCRHLCLCQHCASQAVACPVCGVTLSNFLEVFVCR; this comes from the exons ATGGCGGTGCAAGCCGTCGGGTTCTCCGATTTCGGGAGTCG GGCGGTGGATGAGCTCCAGATGTCGCAACAAGACCCTGGAAATCTTCTGTGGCTCGGGGTAAATCTAGGCGTCG GAAAGCAGCAGCAATCGGCACAAGAAATCTCGACCGACCCAAGGATGGTCGGTGAATGGAAGAGCGATCTAGCCTGCAATGGCTCGGTTTACGGAGATTTGGGACCGGTGAAATCTCTCGTTTTGCCTGGCCGTAATCATCCAGCAACTTCGCCGGTTTTGCCTTTGCCCAGCGCTGCTACCGACTCGGTGAAGGTTACTGGAGCGGTCCCTGGGATTCTTCCCCAGAGTCGATATCCGGAGACCGGCACACCTTCAACCAGTGGGCGCCCGGCTTCAACTTTGCCACCTGTCTCGTCTTCTACCCGCGATCTCATCTCTGTTCTCTATCAACAGAGTCAGGAAATCGGTGCTTTTGTCCGTCTTCAG AACGAGAGGATGCAGGGTGGATTGCTCGAGATGTTTAATAGACATTCACGATCTGTTCTCTCGGTGTTACGGCAGCAAGCAACAATGCGATTGATGGAGAAGGAAGCCGACTTGCAGAGGGCAATCCGCCGCAATGCAGAGTTGGAGGAGAAGGTGCGACAAATGAGCAATGAGAACCAGTTCTGGTTCAACATGGCCAAAAACAACGAAGCCATCGCGAGGAGCCTCCAATTGAACCTGGAACAAGCGCTGCACCAGGGCGACCTTAGCGATCACAAGGTCACGCTCCAGGCCGACGATGCACATTCCTGCTGCTACGAAGAGGACAGTTCTGTACCGGCCGCCGATGCCGGGAGGACGAAATTGTGCAAGACGTGTGGCGTGAGGGACATCTCCATCCTCTTGCTGCCGTGCCGCCACCTGTGCCTCTGCCAGCACTGCGCATCCCAAGCCGTCGCGTGTCCGGTTTGCGGCGTCACCTTGAGCAACTTCCTCGAAGTCTTCGTGTGCAGATGA